A region of the Trichocoleus sp. genome:
TGAGCCTGTACCCAGCGATACACAAGCAATGGAGGACGCCCAACTCATTCTCTACAACGGCTATAATCTCGAACCGGGGCTGATTCGCTTGATGAATAGTGCTGGAGCCAATGCTAGGAAAGTTGCCGTTGGGGAAGTTGTGCAACCCCTTGAGCTCAAGAAAGAAGGGCAAACGGTTCCTGATCCGCATGTTTGGGGTAGCGTGGAAAACTCGATCGCCATGGTCAAAGCAACAAGGGACGCATTAATCGAGCTTTCGCCAGACGATCGCGCGCAATTTACCCAAAATGCCGACAAACTGATCGCAGACATGGAACGCCTTCATACCTGGATTCAGCAGCAAATCGCTACCATTCCACCAGCGAAGCGCAAACTGGTTACAACCCACGACGCCTTTCAATACTACGCAAGGGACTATGGTTTGACGGTTTCTGGGACGCTCATCGGCATCAGCACGGAAGAACAGCCCAGCGCTCAAACTCTGCAAAGATTGGTGGAATCTATTAAATCGCTTGGCATTCCGACGATTTTTGCTGAAACGACGATTAACCCCCAACTCATCAGCACAGCTGCTCAAGAAGCAGGCGTAAAGCTGGCACAACAACACCTTTATTCTGATTCGATCGGCACACCCGGCAGCGAGGGAGACACCTATATCAAAATGATGGTGGCGAATACAAAGGCGATCGTGGAGAATCTGGGCGGCAAGTACGAACCCTTTAAGTCGGTTGCAGATGTCGGGAATTAGAGAGTAGGAGATAACAACAAAGATGCAATTTGGGGGCTGTCAGCTTAGTATAGAAAGGTTGTCAAGTATTTGATCGTTCGGTCATGGCAGTTCCTAAGAAGAAAACCTCCAAATCTAAGCGCGACAAGCGCAAGGCGACCTGGAAAAATAAAGCAGCAGTTGCCGCTCAAAAGGCACTGTCTCTAGGCAAATCTGTGCTAACAGGTCGTTCAGCAAGCTTCATCTATCCGCAAAAAGAGGAAGAAGAAGAGTAAGGCGATCGGTAGTGGGAGGGATGGCTGGGGTGAAGCCTGGATCGGTTCTAAAGCGATTGTTGGTGTTTACATTTTCAGTCTTCCTTCGCGCTCTTGCGGTACTTTCAGGCTCAATTCGTTCAGGCGAACCGTTTGCATTGTCTTTTATATAGAGAAGACGGCTAAAAATGAGCAAATTTTTTCACAAACCTAATCCAGACCAACAAGAGCGCGTCCCGCCGGGGCAACATCTCGCCAGCGGATTTCCAGTTCTGACTTATGGACAAACACCGATCGTCTCCACTGAAACCTGGGAGTTTAAGGTCTGGGGTTTAGCTACACCTCAAACTTTTTCCTGGCAAGACTTTATGGCAATGCCACAGAGCGATTTCACAGCAGACTTTCACTGTGTCACCACTTGGTCAAAGCTAGATGTAAAGTGGCGAGGAGTCAAAGTTGCAGACTTTATGCGATCGGTAGAAGTTGATCCTAAAGCAGTTCATCTGATTGAACACTGCTACGGCGGCTACACCACAAACATTGCAATAGAAGACTTTCTGCGGGAAGAAAACTTCTTTGCTCATACTCTCTTTGACGAACCCCTTCCACCTGAACATGGTGGACCGATGCGCTTCGTTGTGCCGCATCTCTATGCCTGGAAGAGTGCGAAGTGGATCAACGGGCTAGAATTTCTCGAGCGGGTTGAACTAGGCTTTTGGGAACGTAACGGCTACCATCAGCGGGGTGAACCTTGGGCAGAAGAACGATATAGCTGATCTCGTGAGTGAATTGGTTGGTTGGTCACTGAACGTTGTGTGCCAAACATCTTGTGCTCATTGCTCGTCAACGATGACCAATTTACCCATCCCCAAATTCTCTATTTTTTGTCTTGTGTCCTGATAAAGCACAAGGCTTTTTTTGCGCGAAATGACGCTGTAAACTGGAGTGGCAAGTTGGGAGGGATGGGCATCATGGGGCTTTGGATTGGCTGCAGTCTGCTTGTACTGGTAATTGCCTATTTGTTTGGCTCAATTCCAACCGGATATTTGGCAGGACGGTTGCTGAAAGGCATTGATATTCGGGAGCATGGGTCGAAATCAACTGGCGCAACAAACGTATTGCGAACCCTTGGCAAAGTCCCAGCGATCGGCGTGCTGTTAATTGATGTGTTGAAAGGCGTTGCCGCAATTAGCTTTTCGCGCTGGTTTTTAACTCAGCCTAATATTGAGCAACTGGTTCCAGCAAGTGTAAATGCGACAAGTTGGCTGAACTGGATGATTACTCTGGCGGCAATGGCAGCCCTGCTGGGTCACAGTCGATCGATTTGGATTCAGTTTACAGGCGGAAAGTCGGTGGCAACAGGGTTAGGAATTTTGTTGGCGATGTCCTGGCAAATTGGTTTAGGGGCGCTGTTTGGCTTCGGCATAACGCTGGCAATTTTCCGCATCGTATCGCTTGGCTCGATTGTTGCAGCGCTAACAGGCATGGTTTTAATGATCATTTTGGGCTATCCGTTGCCCTATCAACTTTTGGTAATTGTAGGCGGTCTATTTGTGATTTGGCGACATCAAGCGAATATTCAGCGACTGTTTGCAGGTACAGAGCCTCGGATTGGGCAAAAATCCCAGCGGCTCCAAGGCTAAATTTGTTACCCGATCGCTAAACTTCTGCCGCGACCTTCAATTCAAACCGATAGTTTTCAATCACCGGATTCGCCAAAAGCTGATCACAAATGCGATCGAGTTGTTCACGCGCTGATGATTCGTTGTCGGCTTTGAGCGTCACCTCGACATATTTGCCAATTCTGACCTGCTCTACATTGTCGTATCCCATGTGCTTCAAACCAGACTGCACGGCTGTTCCTGCCGGATCAAGCACAGAGGGACGCAGCGTTACATAAATTTCGGCGTGATAGGTTTGGCTCACGATTCGGTTCTTTAATTCAGGACATTTTTCATTCTATTGGGTTTGGGGTGAAGGAGAGGCAGGACAAGGGGAAGCGGAGAAGAAATGAGGGATGGGGAAATGGAGAGATAAGCTAGAGAGACAGGTAGGCGAACTCTTCAGGTTATGAAATCTCACCGCACCCGCAGCCAGGATAGAATTCTCGATTTGCTGAAAGCGCTGAATCGGGCAGTATCAGCTCAGGATATTTATCTGGAACTGCGAAACCGCAATCAAAGTATTGGGTTGGCAACCGTGTATCGATCGTTGGAAGCTCTGAAGCTAGAAGGTGTGGTGCAGGTGCGAACCCTGGCGAATGGCGAATCTCTCTACAGCACTGTCCAGGAAGATCGCCATCATCTCACTTGTCTTCAGTGCGGTGCATCAATTCCGATCAACGAGTGCCCCGTTCACGAACTCGAAAACCAGCTTCACCAGTCCTATCAGTTCAAAATCTTCTATCACACGCTAGAGTTCTTTGGGCTTTGTACAGTCTGTCAGCTTCCTCAGGTGCAGGAAGGATGAGAGATTTAGAGAGATTTAGACAACCAACGACAAATCGTTATTAGTTTGATACCTGCCATCTATCTTCTAAGATCCATCCCCTAAAATCTATTCCCTAAAAATGCTGAAACCCTTTTTGTAGCGTTAGTGTTTCGTCAGGATAATGTCCTGTGCTGTCCCGTAATATCACGATCGGATCAGCAGTAATCGTGCCGACGATCGCGGCTCCTTCGCCCAATTCACTCACCAGGGTTTGAGCCAGCAGGGGAGAAAGGCAGAGCACCAGTTCAAAATCTTCGCCACCGTAGAGTATCCAATCTATCGATTGCAGGTCAGATACAAGGTTCTGGAAGCCAGGAGGGACAGGGATCTGACGACGCTCTAATACTGCACCCACTTGACTAGCATGGCAAATTTGAACGACAGCATCCGCTAAACCATCGCTACTATCCATGCCGCTGATGATCGGGCAAGCACTGGCTGAAGTGAGGGAATGGAGGCGAGAAACAACATCTAAGCGAGGATTGGGACGTTGATGAGCCTGGATCAGGTAAGCCCGATCGGCTGCGCTCAAGTTCTGCCCCAGTTTGGGGTTGAGCAACAATTCTAGCCCGGCTCTTGAAGCTCCGTGGTATCCGGTGATCACAATGGCATCCCCAGGTTGGGCAGTGGAGCGACGAATCACGCGATCGGGTCGAACTTGCCCAAAGGCAGAAATTGCGACGCTCACCACCGCAGAACGGCAGATATCCCCTCCAACGATCGGGGTGTGCCAGGGTTGGAGGCAGCCAGTCATGCCCTCATAGAGTTGCTCGACCCAGGCGATCGGCATTTCTCCTGGTAAGGTCAAGCCGACCGTGATTCCCAGGGGTTCTGCTCCCATCGCAGCGAGATCTGATAAGTTTGCAGCAACAGCTCGCCAGCCTGCATCGGCAGGAGAAGTGGTTCGATCGCTGAAATGAACCCCATCAACGAGCGTGTCAGTTGTCACTACAAGCAAATGGTTAGCGGCAACCTGAAGCAACGCAGCATCATCCCCAACCACTCCCGCAAGGCAGTAGCGATGAAGTTTTTGCAGAAGCCCTTGTTCGCCAATGTCTTGCAAGCGAAGTTCGTTCATGAGAAGGAGAATGAAGTAGGAAAGGGGAACTGAAAGCGAGGGCGCTGCAATAAATAAGGGGCAGATAACTTCACTTATCCACCCCGTGTCAGCATGATGTATTCGATCGCGCGAAACAACTCGTTAGGCTGCTTCTGGCTCGACTAAGTTCTCTAGCCCCTTCACAACTTTGGCAGAGATGATTTTGTCACCGGGCTTGATTTCACCCAAAACCTCTTTGTTTTCTGTGACGTAGCCAAACACAGCATAGCGACCATCCAGCAGATTGAGTCCGGCAGGCGTTAGCTCTGGTTCAAACAGGAAGAAGAAAAACTGGGAAGAACCACCATTTGCATCATCGCCTGGACGAGCCATGCCGAGCGTTCCATAAGAAGAGAAGGGCAGCACAGGCTGATCAAGATAGCGTCCTGCATCTTCCAACGTGATGCCATAGGTGGGTTTGGCGTCGCCTTTGACCATAATTTCCAGCGGCACCGCCCGATATTTTCCGGTTTTAGGATCAATAAACCCTTCTTCTTTTCCCGGCGGATCACCAATTTGAGCCACATAAAAGTCTTCGGCACGAGTAAACTCTAGCCCATCGTAGAAGCCACGCTGCACCAGATCGATAAAGTTTCCGCCGGTGACAGGTGCATTATAGCCATCGACCACTAGCGTCATATCGCCTTTCGTGGTTTTGACTTCGACTGCGGCACGTCCTTTGAGTTGAGGCAGATTGCTATATTCTTCAGGAATTTCAAACGGGAACTTGTTCACCATCAGTTCTTCAAGCTGTCCCACCTGATCGAGCAACTGCGATCGTTTTTGCCAAATTGCCTCTTTATCTTGCACCTCAACCGCCGATCGCATTTCAGTCAACCCTGCCTGAAGTTGGTTGAGCACCGCTTCTGCTTTGGGTTTCCGATCGTCTGGTACGCTTGCCAGCAGGCTGTCTCGCTTCCGGGTCAGAACTCGCTCAGCACTGTCCACGTTGCGGTTCACAGCATTAACTTTCCGGCGACCTCGCAGAGCCTCCGACATACTTTCAATGCTGACCTGAAGATCGCGCACTGGCTGATTATCGATCGGCAGCGCATAGCGCAGTAATGCCTTACCATCTGTAATCGCGTTTCCTGGCGGCAGGGCATTTGCCGAGCGGCTCCATCCGATCGCCCCACCTCCCCAAAGCAAACTCGCCAGCAGCAAAGCTAGAACTCCTGTTCTAAACCAGTGCCCTACCTGGGTCAATAACTGACGACAAGCCCTCAACACAGTAGAATGTGCGATTGTCGAATCTGAATTTGCAAGCGTTCTAGTCATGGACATTTCACGAAGATAGCTCAGCAGGATTGCGTCTCTCGGATGCTTCGCTTGTCGTAACAAGCCAGAAACTCCATTTATCATCTTCCCATATTGGGTAATCGCTATTGGGAATGGGGAATGGGTCGTGGGAAATCAGTAGTCGGTTGGGATCGAGATGGTGGTTTGGTTTGCTGGCAATCCAGTCACTTATCTACAACGCTCCATCTGCAATCCGTCATAAATTCCCACTTCATCTGTAATATCTCACCCTTGGAGCGGTAAAATGAATTGCCGATCGTTTTGCCGAAAACAGCAAGATTCATGATTTCCAGTAATGACTTTCGTCCCGGTGTCAGCATTGTGCTCGACGGATCAGTATGGCGGGTAGTGGAGTTCCTTCATGTCAAGCCAGGGAAAGGATCTGCCTTCGTCCGTACAAAGCTGAAGAATGTGCAGAATGGCAACGTTGTTGAGCGAACCTTCCGGGCAGGTGAAACCGTTCCCCAAGCTGTAATCGAAAAAAGCACGATGCAGCATACCTATAAGGATGGGGATGATTACGTATTTATGGACATGGAGACCTATGAAGAGGGTCGTCTGAGTGCCCAACAAATTGGCGATCGCGTTAAATACCTCAAAGAAGGGATGGAGGTTAACGTCGTCCGATGGGATACCCAGGTGCTAGAGGTGGAACTGCCAAACTCGGTTGTACTGGAAGTGGTTCAGGCTGATCCAGGCGTCAAGGGAGATACGGCAACGGGTGGTACAAAGCCTGCGATCGTTGAGACAGGCGCACAAATTATGGTTCCCCTGTTTATCTCGACAGGTGAGCGCATCAAGATCGATACGCGGAACGATACTTACCTCGGACGCGAATAAGATTCTGATTTTGGGATTCGGGAGTTAAGATTCGGCAGTCAGTCTCTTTGAAACCATGACTATCGGTTCGAGGGCAGAATGTCCTGTTTTGTTTGCTTGCAAAACCTGCCGATTCGCAAAACTCATATTTTTCTATTTTTTAAATAATTAGGTTGTAACGACTGTGGAACTCAACTTTACCGAACTCCGCGAACTCCTGACCGTCATCAATCAGACAGATATCGCAGAGTTTAAGCTAAAGAGTGGTGATTTTGAACTGGTGGTTCGGAAGGGAACGCAGGCAGGCGAAGCAGCTCCAGCAGCGGATACTTCAGTGCGGGTCGAAGCGCCTCCTGCACTGGCTCCCATGCCCTCCCTCCCCAGTGCCACAGTTCCTCAGATCACGATGCAGACGCCGCCCCCCACTTCTCGATCGACTGAAAAGCTGATCGAAATCATTTCGCCCATGGTCGGCACTTTCTACCGTTCTCCCGCCCCCGATGAACCACCTTTCGTTGATGTAGGCGATCGCATCCGAACTGGACAGGCTGTCTGCATCATTGAAGCCATGAAGCTGATGAACGAACTAGAAGCCGAAGTCTCCGGCGAGATTGCCGAAATTTTGGTGCAGAACGGTCAACCTGTGGAGTTTGGTCAGGTTTTGATGCGGGTAAACCCCGATTAGCGCCAGATTAGGGATAGAACCATCCCAAAAAATTCAACCTGAGAAGATGAACTTCGATCGCTCATCCTCCCAGGTTGTTTTAGTATCTGAGGATTCAGATTTAGCTTAACTGACGGCGATCGGCTGAGGAGCCATAATCTGCCGGATCCGTTCCGCGATTTGGGGTGAGGTTAAACCCAACTCAGCGAAGGACTGTTCGGGTGTGGCATGATCGACCAGCAGATCAGGCACGCCTAGTCGGGTTATAGGAACCATCACCTCGTGATCGAGCAGCGATTCTGCAACGGCAGACCCAAAGCCGCCCACAATGCAGCCTTCCTCCAGCGTGATCACTCGCTTGACCTGTTTC
Encoded here:
- a CDS encoding zinc ABC transporter substrate-binding protein gives rise to the protein MKSSDRVLQIKGLSQYVSLFTAIGLLGLGLISCDSSRQATNDGKPNVVATSTLITDWANEISQQEIDLTSILKPGNDPHIYEPVPSDTQAMEDAQLILYNGYNLEPGLIRLMNSAGANARKVAVGEVVQPLELKKEGQTVPDPHVWGSVENSIAMVKATRDALIELSPDDRAQFTQNADKLIADMERLHTWIQQQIATIPPAKRKLVTTHDAFQYYARDYGLTVSGTLIGISTEEQPSAQTLQRLVESIKSLGIPTIFAETTINPQLISTAAQEAGVKLAQQHLYSDSIGTPGSEGDTYIKMMVANTKAIVENLGGKYEPFKSVADVGN
- the rpmF gene encoding 50S ribosomal protein L32, encoding MAVPKKKTSKSKRDKRKATWKNKAAVAAQKALSLGKSVLTGRSASFIYPQKEEEEE
- a CDS encoding sulfite oxidase-like oxidoreductase; translated protein: MSKFFHKPNPDQQERVPPGQHLASGFPVLTYGQTPIVSTETWEFKVWGLATPQTFSWQDFMAMPQSDFTADFHCVTTWSKLDVKWRGVKVADFMRSVEVDPKAVHLIEHCYGGYTTNIAIEDFLREENFFAHTLFDEPLPPEHGGPMRFVVPHLYAWKSAKWINGLEFLERVELGFWERNGYHQRGEPWAEERYS
- the plsY gene encoding glycerol-3-phosphate 1-O-acyltransferase PlsY, giving the protein MPNILCSLLVNDDQFTHPQILYFLSCVLIKHKAFFARNDAVNWSGKLGGMGIMGLWIGCSLLVLVIAYLFGSIPTGYLAGRLLKGIDIREHGSKSTGATNVLRTLGKVPAIGVLLIDVLKGVAAISFSRWFLTQPNIEQLVPASVNATSWLNWMITLAAMAALLGHSRSIWIQFTGGKSVATGLGILLAMSWQIGLGALFGFGITLAIFRIVSLGSIVAALTGMVLMIILGYPLPYQLLVIVGGLFVIWRHQANIQRLFAGTEPRIGQKSQRLQG
- the purS gene encoding phosphoribosylformylglycinamidine synthase subunit PurS, whose translation is MSQTYHAEIYVTLRPSVLDPAGTAVQSGLKHMGYDNVEQVRIGKYVEVTLKADNESSAREQLDRICDQLLANPVIENYRFELKVAAEV
- a CDS encoding Fur family transcriptional regulator, which translates into the protein MKSHRTRSQDRILDLLKALNRAVSAQDIYLELRNRNQSIGLATVYRSLEALKLEGVVQVRTLANGESLYSTVQEDRHHLTCLQCGASIPINECPVHELENQLHQSYQFKIFYHTLEFFGLCTVCQLPQVQEG
- the thiL gene encoding thiamine-phosphate kinase, translating into MNELRLQDIGEQGLLQKLHRYCLAGVVGDDAALLQVAANHLLVVTTDTLVDGVHFSDRTTSPADAGWRAVAANLSDLAAMGAEPLGITVGLTLPGEMPIAWVEQLYEGMTGCLQPWHTPIVGGDICRSAVVSVAISAFGQVRPDRVIRRSTAQPGDAIVITGYHGASRAGLELLLNPKLGQNLSAADRAYLIQAHQRPNPRLDVVSRLHSLTSASACPIISGMDSSDGLADAVVQICHASQVGAVLERRQIPVPPGFQNLVSDLQSIDWILYGGEDFELVLCLSPLLAQTLVSELGEGAAIVGTITADPIVILRDSTGHYPDETLTLQKGFQHF
- a CDS encoding peptidylprolyl isomerase; this translates as MTRTLANSDSTIAHSTVLRACRQLLTQVGHWFRTGVLALLLASLLWGGGAIGWSRSANALPPGNAITDGKALLRYALPIDNQPVRDLQVSIESMSEALRGRRKVNAVNRNVDSAERVLTRKRDSLLASVPDDRKPKAEAVLNQLQAGLTEMRSAVEVQDKEAIWQKRSQLLDQVGQLEELMVNKFPFEIPEEYSNLPQLKGRAAVEVKTTKGDMTLVVDGYNAPVTGGNFIDLVQRGFYDGLEFTRAEDFYVAQIGDPPGKEEGFIDPKTGKYRAVPLEIMVKGDAKPTYGITLEDAGRYLDQPVLPFSSYGTLGMARPGDDANGGSSQFFFFLFEPELTPAGLNLLDGRYAVFGYVTENKEVLGEIKPGDKIISAKVVKGLENLVEPEAA
- the efp gene encoding elongation factor P, whose translation is MISSNDFRPGVSIVLDGSVWRVVEFLHVKPGKGSAFVRTKLKNVQNGNVVERTFRAGETVPQAVIEKSTMQHTYKDGDDYVFMDMETYEEGRLSAQQIGDRVKYLKEGMEVNVVRWDTQVLEVELPNSVVLEVVQADPGVKGDTATGGTKPAIVETGAQIMVPLFISTGERIKIDTRNDTYLGRE
- the accB gene encoding acetyl-CoA carboxylase biotin carboxyl carrier protein is translated as MELNFTELRELLTVINQTDIAEFKLKSGDFELVVRKGTQAGEAAPAADTSVRVEAPPALAPMPSLPSATVPQITMQTPPPTSRSTEKLIEIISPMVGTFYRSPAPDEPPFVDVGDRIRTGQAVCIIEAMKLMNELEAEVSGEIAEILVQNGQPVEFGQVLMRVNPD